GGGTTGGGTTCCGTGGTTATATAATGGCCCCACCCACTCACTTCCCTCTGATCCTCATCCTCCCCGTGTAATACAATCCTGCGGTTATATTTAACCAGTCAGAATGCAAAGTCATTTACAGGCACACAGGCACAGCGACGAAGTCGACGTCAACGGCGGGCGTTTGGTGGTAAATCACCCAGAAACCAGCTTCCCCTCCCACCTCTCTTTGGGGCCACACACACATGGCTCTGATCTCCCCCTTACTTCCCCTCCTGGGGCTCCCCGTttctggcaaatttgtggcatCAAGAAGTCGGATTTTTTCTATGCCCCCGCCTCAACAGATCTCTCTGTCGCATTCGCTCTCGAGTGCCAGGCCACGCCTACTTTTATACAGAAAACTCACCACTTTTCGACAATTTTCACGCATGCCCTGTGCTTCGTTCGAATTTTTGGTTCGAAAACACACATTTACCGAAACAATGAGGCCATGACTTTTGAATTTCCTTGCTGTCAAGGCTGTTTGGGAAATGTTTGGGTAGCTCGGAGCTCATTCTCTGTCTAGACGTTCAACTGAAAACATCTCTGTGAAAGAAGTGTTCCGAAATTTGTTGTAGTTTCTAAATTTAACACGCTGTTTTGTCCGTTTGCCGAGAAAACCAGAAATATTTTTAAGTGAGTAATAATATTTTGGAAACAAAATTAAATGTTGAAAGGGTTTTATTTTCCCAGAATAGAACCAACAAATAGCCATGGAAGGATACTACAGTGGCAACGGTTATGGCAACGTCTATTCTCAGATGACATTGAAGGGGAACGGCTACGGTTACTGCTCCTCTGGGAATTGCAATAACGGAAGCTGCTCCAACGGAAGCTGCACCAACGGAAACTGCTCCAACGGAAGCTGCTCTATTGGAAGCTGCACCAACGGAAACTGCTCCAACGGAAGCTGCACCAACGGAAGCTGCTCTTCCGGCAGGTGCCAGCGCATGGCGGCAGGAAGTCAATATGGTGGCTACTGTTACGGAGGCAAATGCTTTCCCGGCAGACGCGGTGGCTCGGGAAGATCAGGTAGACCAGCGTGGACTAGCTGATCCTCTCGGAACTACCACATGGGCTGCTAACCCTGCAGTCTGCAAGCGGGGCAGTTTTTAAAGGACTAATGAAAAATTTAAATCACATCTATAAATATTCCGTCGAGGCGCAAGAGCGAGGCGACTGGCAAAACACCGGCGTTTCAAATTTCCACTACACGTTTCAACCCTgtaaacacaaaaaaaaaaacatatccATGCATACGAATGTTTATAGACTTGAtaataaaaattgaaaaaagTTTATTGAAGGATTTTGCATGAATTCTCGCTTTTTTTTTGACACTAAAGACAGGGGCCTTGGAATTTGAAACCTTAAAACTTTGCACCATTTAAAGCAAAGCAATGAGACTCTTCTTTGATTCCTATAACGTATTAATATTTAGTATTCAATTTAcagtttttttaaataaaaaattactTAATATTAAGATAAATAGATCTGAAAACGACTAGGTTCGATTCGAAAAACTTCTAAAATAGTCCAGAAAAGCAGGGACTACTCACAGTTTTATAATAGGGAAGAATAGCTGTGATACAAGCTTAGGATTTATATACTTCACATGCAGAGTAATtgataaaaattaaattaataaaaaataaaagtgCATAAATAAAGTGTATTCTCCCACACGACGATTTTGTTAGGTTTTGTTTTCTGCCCAATTACAATACACCATCTGTAAATTTTAGCCTTTTTATACCCATTAAAAAACTCTCGAAACTTTTTTTGTTAACATTTTTCATTTtattaatttgtatttttgtcCATTTTCGCATATTTTGTAGATGTTTATTTATCTGCGTATCTCACAAACTAAcaattaatatatatatacttttatataattatctttttttggtattttgtaatattttattaattaatacaggttcttttgttgtttcgtATTGATGCTTGCTGTTTTCATATAATATTTGTTTGTCTCTTTGTGTTCTTTGAAATGTAACATTTTGAAGTCTTTTAGATGCAATAGTTTTCAGTTTGAGATGTGATTTTTGTTTGGTAGAGTTTCGTTCTGTACGTTCTGATGATTCAAGTCTTTGGTTAGTTTTTAGCGGGTATTCGTTTCAAGAGAGGAAGGATTAGTAGAAGTGGGTGgaagggggagagggaggtatattcgatttaattgaaatacattcacatttacatatatactcgtaatATTTGTAAATTATTATCAATGCAACATGTAGATCCTCTACAAAATACCGAATTTTGtctgcttctgttttgtttttttttttttttttctaccTCCACTACTAATTTATTTAACTAATTTTTTGTCACTAATTTGTATGGTATTTTTGTTTATAATTTGTATGGAAATCTTTTTCTGTATTGTTTGTCTTTCGTATTTACattatttttgttcgtttAAAGATTTGCTGTCATAAGAAAATTCAAGAGTATGGAAATCGATACTTTTGAGATCTGAAGTTTGGAAAAGAAAAAGTGGAAATGTAGAAAATTCATGACGCGAATGTTACGATTTATTcttattttataatctttgtttttttcggttttttacTAAAGTTAAACCTTTATTGTTGTTTAAAGTGCAATTTTGTCGTATTGCTTTTTTTGAATTAAGTTTCCATTTCATACATCATTTTTATAGATtgctttttatttattttttttttagaagTAATTCTCTTTtcgtattttattttaaaagaaaaatctACTTGCTTTCCATAGAATATACGATAtatttaagttggtttttCTTTTAAGTGTCGTGAGGTTTGTGTGTTGTGTTCTAAAACGCGTTCCAAGGATTCCTCGATGATCCTTCTTCTGATTTCTTATGACTTTCAGCTAGCAAAAAGTGTGTCTAAAgttctgtctctcttttgTAATTGATATAACTGGCGGTGCATCGTGGTTTCTGTGTTTTGATTATTCTTGGATCTGGATATTCTTTAACTGCTGTCGGGGGAATACTACGTATAGCTCTCTGGTAACATTAATAGACTCTCTCTTTCTTGTGCGTCTCTCACAATATTTATAGAACGTTTACTTTACTAGGAAAAATTGTCCATAAGCAACATTTATTATCGTATTTTTCTTCGTATTTTTTCCGGTGtataataaatatttgtaATAACTAAATTTCTGTTGTATAAATTATATTGCAACTCCGTTTTCCATGTGTGTATTTTATGTATACAaaattcgtttaaaattatattttttgtataaataaaatataaaatcaTATAACAGCCTTgggttgtttgttttttttagcTAAACTTTTCCATTTGGTTGAAAAATCATCTTAAAAACCAAATTTAAACattaaataattttaaataaatattacaatttttaaaaataagaaatatatttgtaaattaaaaattaattaagttTTTTACAATTAGCATCAATGAATGCCCCTTTAACGTCCTTTAAATGGTTATACGCGTAAATATTATAAAGTAAATTATCTTTGTAAATCATGTATAGGTACACTTTGCTTCGAATGGACTCTGTTTCTACAAACGAATTGGATGCACACTTCTCCACATTAATTATCCAACGAATTGGAGCGGAGCTGACTAAAGCACGCCTGGCACACCCTCACAGGCTTAATGATCCTCAAACGTGAGATCTCCGACTCGAAGCGACTGCACTTATTGCAGAAAACCTGACCACAATTACGACAATGATGTTTGCGCTCATACAGAGTGAATCTACGAAGAAAAGAAAGgtaatttataaataaatgcTTATTACAACACACAAAACCTACTTCACATGACACTTGACACACTGATCAGCGCCCTCATCCTTGAGCCAATGATCGGCCACGCCTCGACCTGGCTGTTCCGTGACGCTCCATGAAAATATGCGACCTCGAGCATCACCTAAACACCAGATAAATCAGAGTTAATATATGTTAAaggtttatttttatattttactTACCAACATACAAGATCTTATGATCTTTGGATACTGTCAAGGCTGTAATGCTGGCTGGCTCTGCATTATCCTTGCGATCATATGCCGTATGCATGGTTAACTTTGAGCGAAACATTAATTGACGTTGCCATTTGAAGCCTGCCATACAGAAAATGTATAAATATAAGATGCATACTCAGGATCTTAAGATCTATAGTTACCCTTTCTTAAAGCCTGATCGCCTCTTTGTCTGTCATTGTCTATCAAAACGAAACCATCTGTCAGACTGGTGTCTGATTTGCTTGGCCTAATAGCATGGGCATCTTCTGTAGAAACAAAGCGTTAAGGTTAGCTTGAATTATGGCCTTAGTTCTATAGTTTTCGTACCTTCATTTCCTTTGAAGTCCGTGCTACAGCCGGGGGCTTCTACAGTGGCAGATTTCATTTCATGCAGCGACTTGGCTCCCGTGATGGAACTTTTTCTGCGTTCGACTGGTGATTCTTCCTGTGCTTTCTCTTTGGATTTGAGTAATTCTTCTTCAGCTCTCTCTTCAAATTTAAGGGACTCGGCT
The sequence above is a segment of the Drosophila miranda strain MSH22 chromosome 4, D.miranda_PacBio2.1, whole genome shotgun sequence genome. Coding sequences within it:
- the LOC108161381 gene encoding eggshell protein — its product is MEGYYSGNGYGNVYSQMTLKGNGYGYCSSGNCNNGSCSNGSCTNGNCSNGSCSIGSCTNGNCSNGSCTNGSCSSGRCQRMAAGSQYGGYCYGGKCFPGRRGGSGRSGRPAWTS